One genomic region from Stackebrandtia nassauensis DSM 44728 encodes:
- a CDS encoding ABC transporter ATP-binding protein, whose amino-acid sequence MTFIRDEERPRKLGDIARRPGAWLPLIGASALIGTASTLSLPTVLGHAVDSIVAGADGGGWMWLAMGIIAAGVLSDLTDSYASSASLAGTAAWLRGTVVRHVLALGARPPRRFDTGDLVTRVSANSVDAARTGPGVVSGVSAVVPAAGSLVLLAMMDIWLAVAFLGGVALVAIVLRVFTSRTASVTADYQRVQGRLAARLTEATAGARTIAAAGSARREANRVLTDLPQLSEHGRRTWRVLASASAQGAVAGPLVLISVLAVGGLGLWQRRLTPGELFAAAQYAVIGAGLGGLTSVFAALARSMAGGKRVLELLRLDPVGHGGDELPDGGGELEFRGVSVSAPAPETDDEADDADTPASLLTDVNLRLPAGSAVAVVGDDTKSVLAELAARLRDPDCGQVLLDGVPLYRLSRRRLREAVGYAPAQPVLVGATVAEALGPNSSQDDIRDAATATHCHDFIAKLPLGYETPLDEVPMSGGERQRLGLARAWRAGRLLVLDDATSSLDTVTELRIGHALFNGDNRTRLIVTYRASTAARADLVVWLEAGRVKAVGPHAELWAVPRYREVFG is encoded by the coding sequence ATGACGTTCATTCGCGACGAAGAGCGCCCCCGGAAGCTCGGTGACATAGCCCGGCGTCCGGGGGCGTGGCTTCCCCTGATCGGCGCATCCGCCCTCATAGGAACGGCGAGCACCCTGTCGCTACCAACAGTGCTCGGGCATGCCGTCGACTCGATCGTCGCCGGTGCCGACGGCGGCGGGTGGATGTGGTTGGCGATGGGAATCATCGCCGCGGGCGTACTGAGCGACTTGACCGATTCTTATGCGTCCTCGGCAAGTCTCGCCGGTACCGCGGCCTGGCTGCGCGGCACTGTGGTGCGTCACGTGCTGGCCCTCGGCGCCCGTCCGCCGCGCCGATTCGACACCGGAGACCTGGTCACGCGCGTCTCGGCCAACAGCGTCGACGCGGCGCGGACCGGTCCCGGTGTCGTCTCAGGCGTCTCGGCGGTCGTCCCGGCGGCGGGAAGCCTGGTCCTTCTGGCCATGATGGACATATGGCTGGCGGTGGCCTTTCTGGGGGGCGTCGCGCTGGTCGCGATCGTGTTGCGGGTCTTCACTTCCCGGACCGCGTCCGTGACCGCCGACTACCAACGGGTACAAGGACGTCTCGCGGCGCGCCTGACTGAGGCAACGGCGGGAGCGCGTACGATCGCCGCCGCGGGGTCGGCGCGTCGCGAGGCCAACCGGGTGTTGACCGATCTGCCGCAGCTGTCCGAGCATGGACGGCGCACCTGGCGGGTGCTGGCCTCGGCCAGCGCCCAGGGAGCGGTGGCGGGACCGCTGGTGCTCATCAGCGTGCTGGCCGTCGGCGGCCTGGGCCTGTGGCAGCGGCGACTGACCCCGGGCGAGCTGTTCGCGGCCGCCCAGTACGCGGTGATCGGCGCGGGCCTGGGCGGACTGACGAGCGTCTTCGCGGCACTGGCCCGCTCGATGGCGGGCGGCAAAAGGGTCCTGGAACTGCTGCGGCTGGACCCGGTCGGCCACGGCGGCGACGAGCTGCCCGACGGCGGCGGCGAACTGGAGTTCCGGGGCGTCAGCGTGTCGGCTCCCGCACCCGAGACCGACGACGAGGCCGACGATGCCGACACTCCCGCATCCCTTCTGACCGACGTGAACCTGCGACTGCCCGCGGGCAGCGCGGTCGCCGTCGTCGGCGACGACACCAAGTCGGTGCTGGCCGAACTCGCCGCCCGGCTGCGCGACCCCGACTGTGGTCAGGTGCTTTTGGACGGTGTGCCGCTTTACCGCCTGTCCCGGCGGCGACTGCGCGAGGCCGTCGGCTACGCGCCCGCCCAACCCGTCCTGGTCGGCGCCACCGTCGCCGAAGCGCTGGGCCCCAACAGTTCCCAGGACGACATCCGCGACGCCGCCACGGCGACCCACTGCCACGACTTCATCGCGAAACTGCCGTTGGGCTATGAGACACCCCTGGACGAGGTCCCGATGTCCGGCGGCGAACGGCAACGCCTCGGCCTGGCTCGCGCCTGGCGGGCCGGTCGGCTGCTCGTCCTCGACGACGCTACCTCCAGTCTGGACACCGTCACCGAGCTTCGGATCGGACACGCCCTGTTCAACGGCGACAACCGAACCCGACTCATCGTGACCTACCGCGCCTCCACCGCCGCCCGCGCCGACCTCGTCGTGTGGTTGGAGGCAGGTCGGGTCAAGGCCGTCGGACCCCACGCCGAACTGTGGGCCGTTCCCCGGTACCGGGAGGTATTCGGGTGA
- a CDS encoding sigma-70 family RNA polymerase sigma factor: MNDPTQQFEPHRRELTGYCYRMLGSAFEAEDAVQETMVRAWKNFDRFEGRSSVRSWLYRIAGNVCFDMLRSPQRRARPSDLTGPSTADDMPGPPLSESTWIGPIPDSLVAADPADRAVTKDSVKLAFIAALQKLPAKQRAVLVLREVLDWSAAETAELLELSVASVNSALQRARATVADLDEGVTDDRDPLDKDQQELLDNYVSAFEAYDLDALTHLLHEDATLSMPPLDLWLRGADQIRAWFLGTGCGCRGSKLVPVAANGVPTFAQYRPSEDPEVWKPWALILLDIRDGQIVAQNNFLDVERLFPLFGLAMEYRLPKATA, encoded by the coding sequence ATGAACGACCCGACCCAGCAGTTCGAGCCGCATCGGCGTGAACTCACCGGTTACTGCTATCGCATGCTCGGTTCGGCCTTCGAAGCCGAGGACGCCGTGCAGGAGACCATGGTCCGGGCCTGGAAGAACTTCGACCGCTTCGAGGGCCGCTCCTCGGTGCGTTCCTGGCTGTACCGCATCGCGGGCAACGTCTGCTTCGACATGCTGCGCAGCCCGCAGCGTCGGGCCCGGCCCTCGGACCTGACCGGGCCGAGCACCGCCGACGACATGCCGGGACCGCCGCTGTCGGAGTCGACCTGGATCGGCCCGATCCCCGACAGCCTGGTCGCCGCCGACCCGGCCGACCGCGCCGTCACCAAGGACTCGGTGAAGCTGGCCTTCATCGCGGCGCTGCAGAAACTGCCCGCCAAACAGCGCGCCGTCCTGGTGCTGCGCGAGGTGCTGGACTGGTCGGCCGCCGAGACCGCCGAACTGCTGGAACTGAGCGTCGCCTCGGTCAACAGCGCGCTGCAACGGGCCCGCGCCACCGTCGCCGACCTGGACGAGGGCGTCACCGACGACCGCGACCCGCTCGACAAGGACCAGCAGGAACTGCTCGACAACTACGTGTCGGCCTTCGAGGCCTACGACCTGGACGCGCTGACGCATCTGCTGCACGAGGACGCGACCCTGTCGATGCCGCCGCTGGACCTGTGGCTGCGCGGTGCCGACCAGATCCGGGCCTGGTTCCTCGGCACCGGCTGCGGCTGCCGCGGTTCCAAACTGGTGCCCGTGGCCGCCAACGGTGTCCCCACGTTCGCCCAGTACCGGCCCAGCGAGGACCCCGAGGTGTGGAAGCCGTGGGCGCTCATCCTGCTGGACATCCGGGACGGCCAGATCGTGGCGCAGAACAACTTCCTGGACGTGGAGCGGCTGTTCCCGCTGTTCGGCCTGGCCATGGAGTACCGGCTGCCGAAGGCCACCGCCTGA
- a CDS encoding DNA-binding response regulator encodes MIEILYGHENTLWSESLASVLSRESDIKVVGEANRPDEILGLAMDSPPDVVVLALYLTEVSVVGELCHKLSEGPGQHRVLVLHERDMPLAPFAEAFRSSPKVSFMGTCASAAQFLESVRQIACGHLVMDSDVALGLLRANHSPLTAREREVLSITHGGATPKEIASKLQLSVGTVRNYLANACAKLGARNRIEAIRVAQSAGWI; translated from the coding sequence GTGATTGAAATACTGTATGGACATGAAAATACATTGTGGAGTGAATCTCTGGCTTCGGTGCTGTCGCGGGAATCGGACATCAAGGTAGTCGGAGAGGCCAATCGCCCGGACGAGATCCTCGGGCTGGCAATGGATTCTCCCCCCGACGTCGTGGTGCTCGCCCTGTATTTAACAGAGGTGAGCGTTGTGGGCGAACTCTGCCACAAGCTCAGCGAAGGCCCAGGTCAGCACCGGGTGCTGGTCCTGCACGAACGTGACATGCCCCTGGCCCCGTTCGCCGAGGCGTTCCGGTCCTCACCGAAGGTGAGCTTCATGGGGACCTGCGCCTCCGCGGCACAGTTCCTGGAGAGCGTCAGGCAGATCGCCTGCGGACATCTCGTGATGGATTCGGATGTCGCCCTGGGACTCCTGCGGGCCAACCATTCTCCATTGACGGCACGGGAACGGGAAGTACTCAGCATCACCCACGGCGGGGCGACGCCCAAGGAGATCGCCTCCAAGCTCCAGCTCAGCGTGGGAACCGTCCGCAACTACCTGGCCAACGCCTGCGCCAAACTCGGTGCCCGCAACCGGATCGAGGCGATCCGGGTCGCGCAGAGCGCCGGCTGGATCTAG
- the lanKC gene encoding class III lanthionine synthetase LanKC, which produces MDEQYEAFCMADSTFYDAMYSAETAGVSFPVAERELSPEWHRSEQDDWLVFRRPDREIPGQGWKIHASASMESAQRVLEEVWDYCVPRGIAFKFLRSPNALLVRVSKYAPRGYSGKLVTIYPADIGQCETILNELGARLEGVDNPYVLSDLRWGTGPLHVRYGAFANQYTVDENGQTVEAILDGDGKLVADDRGPVFRIPEWETLPEFLQPHLEARNAVTVAELPYAIDGVLHFSNGGGIYRARDTRDGKRVVLKEGRPHAGLDGKGRDAVQRVEHEYNILKQLSGIEGVPEVYDLFWLGEHRFLAMEYVEGEVLSKAIVLKYPLIDPGATEAEFATFTDWALEVHNQVSKTIAEIHARDVVYGDLHLFNIIVDESDRIRLLDFEVADAADSAERPALGNQGFTAPRDIVGPAADRYSLACLQLALFMPMTNLLGLHRLKARHFVEIITAHFPVPDGYFREALDQIAPATITDAPIRIEPETEQWPRLRDDLAKAIVASATPQREDRLFPGDVQQFAVGGLGLGYGAAGVLYALSVTGAGRHERFEDWLIDRSLRPVQGTRLGLYDGLNGAAFTLDHLGHRQAALDVVDIFLAEKWESLNTDLASGLAGAGLNLLHLAGPDEPELVERGLRCAELVAADIGELAEATDSSGGGEPWAGLMRGDSGRALLMLRAYAETGDPGFLDRAETALRRDLKRCVTSKTGALEVNERWRSMPYLEAGSVGIGLVLRQYLRVRHDEELAQAAEDIDLAAQSPMYILPGLYDGRAGILLYLAETLADPLSESSVRRQVRALSWHALPYADGVAFPGNGLLRLSMDLATGGAGVLLALGAVLHDQPVHAPLLTLKDTRGARRE; this is translated from the coding sequence ATGGACGAGCAGTACGAAGCGTTCTGCATGGCGGATTCAACGTTCTACGACGCCATGTACTCGGCCGAGACCGCTGGTGTCTCGTTCCCGGTCGCGGAACGGGAACTGTCGCCGGAATGGCATCGGTCCGAACAGGACGACTGGCTCGTCTTCCGTCGTCCCGACCGCGAGATTCCCGGTCAGGGATGGAAGATCCACGCTTCGGCCAGTATGGAGTCGGCGCAGCGGGTGCTCGAAGAGGTATGGGACTACTGTGTACCGCGCGGCATCGCGTTCAAGTTCCTGCGCTCGCCCAACGCGCTGCTGGTCCGGGTCTCCAAGTACGCGCCCCGCGGTTACAGCGGCAAACTCGTCACGATCTACCCGGCCGACATCGGCCAGTGCGAGACGATCCTCAACGAACTGGGCGCCCGGTTGGAAGGCGTCGACAACCCGTACGTCCTCAGCGATCTGCGCTGGGGCACCGGACCGCTGCACGTCCGTTATGGAGCCTTCGCCAACCAGTACACCGTCGACGAGAACGGTCAGACGGTCGAGGCGATCCTCGACGGGGACGGCAAACTGGTCGCCGACGACCGGGGACCGGTGTTCCGCATCCCCGAGTGGGAGACGCTGCCGGAGTTCCTTCAGCCCCACCTGGAGGCGCGCAACGCCGTCACGGTCGCCGAACTGCCCTACGCCATCGACGGGGTGCTGCACTTCTCCAACGGCGGCGGCATCTACCGCGCCCGCGACACCCGGGACGGGAAACGCGTGGTGCTCAAGGAGGGCCGTCCGCACGCGGGCCTCGACGGCAAGGGCCGCGACGCCGTGCAGCGGGTGGAGCACGAGTACAACATCCTCAAGCAACTGTCCGGAATCGAGGGTGTTCCGGAGGTATACGACCTGTTCTGGTTGGGAGAACACCGATTCCTGGCGATGGAGTACGTCGAGGGTGAGGTGCTCAGCAAGGCGATCGTGCTGAAGTACCCGCTCATCGACCCCGGCGCCACCGAAGCCGAGTTCGCGACCTTCACCGACTGGGCGCTGGAGGTGCACAACCAGGTCAGCAAGACCATCGCGGAGATCCACGCGCGGGACGTCGTCTACGGCGACCTGCACCTGTTCAACATCATCGTGGACGAATCCGACCGGATCCGGCTGCTGGACTTCGAGGTCGCCGACGCGGCCGACTCCGCCGAGCGCCCGGCGCTGGGCAACCAGGGCTTCACCGCCCCCCGCGACATCGTCGGCCCGGCGGCCGACCGGTACTCGCTGGCCTGCCTGCAACTGGCGCTGTTCATGCCGATGACCAACCTGCTCGGCCTGCACCGGCTCAAGGCCCGGCACTTCGTCGAGATCATCACCGCGCACTTCCCGGTGCCCGACGGGTACTTCCGCGAGGCCCTCGACCAGATCGCCCCGGCCACCATCACCGACGCCCCGATCCGGATCGAACCCGAGACGGAGCAGTGGCCGCGACTGCGCGACGACCTCGCCAAGGCCATTGTGGCCAGTGCGACCCCACAGCGCGAGGACCGGCTGTTCCCCGGCGACGTGCAGCAGTTCGCCGTCGGCGGCCTGGGCCTGGGCTACGGCGCCGCCGGTGTCCTGTATGCCCTGTCGGTCACCGGTGCCGGGCGGCACGAACGGTTCGAGGACTGGCTGATCGACAGGTCGCTGCGACCCGTCCAGGGCACCCGGCTGGGACTGTACGACGGCCTCAACGGTGCCGCGTTCACCCTGGATCACCTGGGGCACCGGCAGGCCGCGCTCGACGTCGTCGACATCTTCCTGGCCGAGAAGTGGGAGTCCCTCAACACCGACCTGGCCAGCGGCCTGGCCGGGGCGGGACTGAACCTGCTGCACCTGGCCGGACCCGACGAACCGGAACTGGTGGAACGCGGCCTGCGCTGCGCCGAACTGGTCGCCGCCGACATCGGCGAGCTGGCCGAGGCCACCGACTCCTCCGGCGGCGGCGAACCGTGGGCCGGGCTGATGCGCGGCGACTCCGGCCGGGCGCTGCTGATGCTGCGCGCCTACGCCGAGACCGGCGACCCCGGTTTCCTGGACCGCGCCGAGACGGCGCTGCGACGCGACCTGAAACGCTGTGTCACCAGCAAGACCGGCGCGCTGGAGGTCAACGAACGCTGGCGCTCGATGCCGTACCTGGAGGCCGGAAGCGTCGGGATCGGGCTGGTGCTGCGCCAGTACCTGCGGGTCCGGCACGACGAGGAACTGGCCCAGGCGGCCGAGGACATCGACCTCGCCGCACAGTCCCCCATGTACATCCTGCCCGGCCTGTACGACGGCCGCGCCGGGATCCTGTTGTACCTCGCCGAAACCCTCGCCGACCCGTTGTCGGAGAGTTCCGTGCGCCGTCAGGTGCGCGCATTGTCCTGGCACGCCCTTCCCTACGCGGACGGCGTCGCTTTCCCCGGAAACGGTTTGCTGCGGCTCTCGATGGACCTGGCAACCGGCGGCGCCGGAGTCCTGCTGGCTCTTGGCGCCGTCCTGCACGACCAACCTGTCCACGCTCCGCTGCTGACCCTCAAAGACACCCGCGGCGCCCGCCGCGAGTGA
- a CDS encoding SapB/AmfS family lanthipeptide, protein MALLDLQGLESPADLSATRGGSSGSGHSCPSNLSATLCGGTSGLSVLICH, encoded by the coding sequence ATGGCACTTCTCGACCTGCAGGGCCTCGAGTCCCCCGCTGACCTGTCCGCCACCCGAGGCGGCAGCAGCGGCAGCGGCCACAGCTGCCCGAGCAACCTGAGCGCGACCCTGTGCGGCGGCACCAGCGGCCTCAGCGTCCTCATCTGCCACTAG
- a CDS encoding ABC transporter ATP-binding protein, producing MKRELGVGLRALWRRPLAGLLVWSVPEVLPTAVSGYVVAQAIDSGFLAGDLWRGLAWLGALFAASLLGGLGSRGVFRYLGALVEPFRDTLARHIVAGALTNATAGRREDGAVARLTRQLEIVRDTYAGLILLTRGFAVTVVGVAAGLLSLSPLVAAVIVPPFLLGLGLFAATIGIAAGRYRTAVAADERLASEAGTVLGGARDIVATGTEDHAAGMVADRATAQAKAELALARLAVLRTGCFVVGAWLPLALLLFAGPWLVAGGASAGTIMGGLTYILFGLQPALNQFITGTGDSGLRFIVTLRRILDAGGEFPTATTLPESEEPRPDRPVADTSRLRARDLSFRYGPRSERVVDGLDLDIQPGEHLAIVGQSGIGKSTLACLLCGLLPPDTGEVTIGGQPVAGLPPRELAELRVLIPQQAYVFSGTVADNLTYLNPYAPGDLIDEALDVVGAAKLVSELGGPTAEVSPAQLTDGQRQLIALARAYLSPAPLVFLDEATCHLDPAAEERAELAFAARGGSLVVIAHRISSALRAKRIMVMDGPRSSIGTHTELLSRSPLYRDLVGYWNG from the coding sequence GTGAAACGGGAACTCGGGGTCGGACTGCGGGCGCTGTGGCGGCGCCCGTTGGCGGGTCTGCTGGTGTGGTCGGTCCCGGAGGTGCTGCCGACGGCCGTGTCGGGTTACGTTGTGGCGCAAGCGATCGACTCCGGTTTCCTGGCCGGGGACCTGTGGCGCGGCCTGGCCTGGCTGGGCGCGCTGTTCGCCGCGAGCCTGCTGGGCGGACTCGGCAGCCGGGGCGTCTTCCGCTACCTGGGGGCGCTGGTGGAGCCGTTCCGGGACACGCTGGCGCGCCACATCGTCGCCGGGGCGTTGACGAACGCCACGGCGGGCCGCCGCGAGGACGGGGCGGTCGCCCGGCTGACCCGGCAGCTGGAGATCGTGCGCGACACCTACGCGGGCCTGATCCTGCTCACCCGGGGCTTCGCCGTCACCGTCGTGGGGGTCGCGGCCGGGCTGTTGTCGTTGTCGCCGTTGGTCGCCGCCGTGATCGTGCCGCCGTTCCTGTTGGGACTGGGGCTGTTCGCGGCCACGATCGGCATCGCCGCCGGACGCTATCGCACCGCCGTGGCCGCCGACGAACGGCTCGCCAGCGAGGCCGGGACCGTCCTGGGTGGAGCCCGGGACATCGTGGCCACCGGAACCGAGGACCACGCCGCGGGCATGGTCGCCGACCGCGCCACCGCGCAGGCGAAGGCCGAACTCGCGTTGGCCCGGCTGGCCGTGCTGCGCACCGGCTGCTTCGTCGTCGGCGCCTGGCTTCCGTTGGCGCTGTTGCTGTTCGCCGGTCCCTGGCTGGTCGCGGGCGGCGCCAGCGCCGGGACCATCATGGGCGGTCTGACCTACATCCTGTTCGGGCTCCAGCCCGCCCTCAACCAGTTCATCACCGGCACCGGCGACAGCGGGCTGCGGTTCATCGTCACGCTGCGCCGCATTCTCGACGCCGGTGGCGAGTTCCCCACCGCCACAACACTTCCCGAGTCCGAGGAACCCCGTCCGGACCGTCCGGTCGCGGACACGTCGCGACTGCGGGCCCGCGACCTGAGCTTTCGCTACGGACCGCGCTCCGAACGCGTCGTCGACGGCCTCGACCTCGACATCCAACCGGGGGAGCACCTGGCGATCGTCGGACAGAGCGGCATCGGCAAGTCCACACTGGCCTGCCTGCTGTGTGGACTGCTGCCGCCCGACACCGGCGAGGTGACCATCGGCGGGCAGCCCGTGGCCGGGCTGCCGCCCCGGGAACTCGCCGAACTGCGCGTCCTCATTCCCCAGCAGGCCTACGTCTTCTCGGGAACCGTCGCCGACAACCTCACCTACCTGAACCCTTACGCCCCAGGCGATCTCATCGACGAAGCCCTCGACGTGGTCGGTGCCGCCAAGCTCGTGTCCGAACTGGGCGGCCCGACCGCCGAGGTGTCCCCGGCGCAGCTGACCGACGGCCAGCGCCAGTTGATCGCACTGGCGCGCGCCTACCTGTCACCGGCACCGCTGGTGTTCCTGGACGAGGCGACCTGCCACCTGGACCCGGCCGCCGAGGAGCGCGCCGAACTGGCCTTCGCCGCCCGGGGCGGCAGCCTCGTCGTCATCGCGCACCGGATCAGCTCGGCGTTGCGCGCCAAGCGGATCATGGTCATGGACGGTCCCCGGTCCAGCATCGGCACCCACACTGAACTGTTGTCCAGGTCGCCGTTGTACCGCGATCTGGTCGGGTACTGGAACGGCTAG
- a CDS encoding DUF998 domain-containing protein: MTTQNPRPSPTTRMLLYCGAIGGPLFSLVVVAQELTRPGFDPKVNALSQLSTGEGGWLQIANFVVAGLLVTASAVGIRRTVRTGPGRTWLPILFGIYGVGLVWGGVFVTDPAFGYPAGTPQGAPETLTWHGILHGLAPAAIGVALIAASIIVARRYRWQQRGAAAVVSWVVPVVYLLSSGLAFGLGDFRYLLAGGIIIWVWAAAVTADLSRVRAATE, from the coding sequence ATGACCACACAGAACCCCCGACCGTCCCCGACGACCCGCATGCTGCTGTATTGCGGCGCGATCGGCGGCCCGTTGTTCAGTCTCGTCGTTGTCGCACAGGAGCTGACCCGTCCGGGTTTCGATCCGAAGGTCAACGCGTTGAGCCAGTTGTCGACCGGCGAGGGCGGCTGGCTGCAGATCGCCAACTTCGTCGTCGCGGGTCTGCTCGTCACGGCCTCGGCGGTCGGCATCCGCCGTACCGTGCGCACCGGCCCCGGGCGCACCTGGCTTCCGATCCTGTTCGGCATCTACGGCGTGGGACTGGTGTGGGGCGGTGTCTTCGTCACCGACCCGGCCTTCGGCTACCCGGCCGGGACCCCGCAGGGCGCTCCCGAGACGCTCACCTGGCATGGCATCCTGCACGGCCTCGCCCCGGCCGCCATCGGCGTCGCGTTGATCGCGGCGAGCATCATCGTCGCCCGCCGGTACCGCTGGCAACAACGCGGCGCCGCCGCCGTGGTCAGCTGGGTGGTTCCCGTGGTCTACCTGCTGTCCAGCGGCCTGGCCTTCGGGCTCGGCGACTTCCGGTACCTGCTGGCCGGGGGGATCATCATCTGGGTGTGGGCCGCCGCCGTCACCGCCGACCTGTCGCGCGTGCGCGCCGCGACCGAATAA
- a CDS encoding MerR family transcriptional regulator encodes MTDTVPADIKPDPDMPMPDGSDAYSIAEAARLTGMSAHTLRWYERIGLVTDVHRNHSGERRYRNDDLRWLGFVSRLRQTGMPVAEMVRYAELMRAGEHTSAERRDMLLAHRERLRAQLAELRSFETVLDFKIEHYDTVCREEQ; translated from the coding sequence GTGACCGACACCGTTCCCGCCGACATCAAGCCCGACCCGGACATGCCGATGCCCGACGGTTCGGACGCGTACAGCATCGCCGAGGCGGCCCGGCTCACCGGGATGAGCGCGCACACGCTGCGCTGGTACGAACGCATCGGCCTCGTCACCGACGTGCACCGCAACCACAGCGGTGAACGCCGGTACCGCAACGACGACCTGCGGTGGCTGGGTTTCGTGTCCCGGCTGCGGCAGACCGGCATGCCGGTGGCCGAGATGGTGCGTTACGCCGAGCTGATGCGGGCCGGGGAGCACACCTCCGCCGAGCGCCGCGACATGCTGCTGGCGCACCGGGAACGGCTGCGGGCGCAGCTGGCGGAGCTGCGCAGCTTCGAAACCGTCCTGGATTTCAAGATCGAGCACTACGACACCGTCTGCCGCGAGGAGCAGTGA
- a CDS encoding STAS domain-containing protein, which yields MPGAKAQWRFDEDVGVDDLAALLDEFTEFLIEHRPEVVVCDVRTVERPSKSTLDALAKLSLTAKRHGAQLILSGIGPRLLMLLRVTGMEAVLT from the coding sequence ATGCCGGGCGCGAAAGCCCAGTGGCGATTCGACGAGGATGTCGGCGTCGACGATCTGGCGGCGCTGCTCGACGAGTTCACCGAATTCCTCATCGAACATCGCCCCGAGGTCGTCGTGTGTGACGTGCGGACGGTCGAGCGACCGTCCAAGAGCACCCTCGACGCGCTGGCGAAACTGTCGCTGACCGCCAAACGCCACGGCGCTCAGCTGATCCTCTCCGGGATCGGGCCGCGACTGCTGATGTTGTTGCGCGTCACCGGCATGGAGGCCGTCCTGACCTGA